From Anopheles darlingi chromosome 2, idAnoDarlMG_H_01, whole genome shotgun sequence, the proteins below share one genomic window:
- the LOC125950006 gene encoding tyrosine-protein phosphatase 10D isoform X5 codes for MAQRRTPSRSRTPVAVQRDHRQHIKHKHQHLSGCHVAMTASNGGRSCRRPAVASIMLPSFASRRNLLALLSTLLILQLVQLCTGADLVIEIPGNQGLDDSFYRLDYYPPIGNPAPNATIASRDVGDEIQFSNGLPGTRYNFWLYYTNSTHKDWLTWTVSITTAPDPPANLTVIPRSGKNVIINWSPPAQGNYSSFKLKIVGLTDSFSTNYTTTNEDNQFQYMVRDLTPGATYQVQAYTLYDGKESVAYTSRNFTTKRYRHKDLLAIKILREPNTPGKFIVWFRNETTLLVLWQPPYPAGIYTHYKVSIEPPDALGSVLYVQKEGEPPGPAQAAFKGLVPGRAYNISVQTMSEDEISLPTTAQYRTVPLRPLNVTFDKKSITENSFKVMWEAPKGISEFDKYQVSLSTSRRQQAVLRNDNENMAWLEFKENLEPGKTYQVVVKTVSGKVTSWPASGDVTLKPLPVKQVTSYTDGKSGVITISWKPDELSTQDEYRISYHELETNNGDSSTMSTNATSFALETLLPGRNYSITVQALSRKMESNETVIFVVTRPSSPIIEDLKSIREGLNISWKSDVNSKQDKYEVTYTRNDTNDGKTILTTESRLVFTNLYPGAGYEVKVFAVSHGLRSEPHSYFQAVYPNPPRNMTIEKVTSNSVLVHWKPPERSEFTEYSIRYRTESEKQWIRLPSVKATEADVTDMTPGEKYTIQVNTVSFGVESPNPQQVNQTVRPNPVSNIAPLVDSNNITLEFPRPEGRVETYIINWWPTEQPEQLSMKNFTEANTILPYPGTLSDDEKIVEEPPLVRLLIGDLMSGVMYNFKIQTISYGLTSDVTKLQTRTMPLIQSEVLIVNNMHTRDMVTLSYTPTPQQSSKFDLYRFSLGDPSIPDKEKLANDTDRKVTFTGLTPGRLYNITVWTVSGKVSSQPIQRQDRMFPDPITVLEATGINDTWIALKWDIPKGEYTAFEIQYLMNDSHYVQNYTVNNHITITDLKPHRNYTFTVVVRSGTESSVLRVSLPISANFQTKEALPGRMDKFAPVDIQPSEITFEWSLPPNEQNGIIRQFTITYGLDGSQHTQVKDFRPNELRGSIKGLQPGKSYVFRIQAKTAIGYGPEHIWKQKMPILAPPKPETQVVPTEVGSSATTIEIRFRKHYFSDQNGVVTTYTIIIAEDDSKNASGLEMPSWRDVQSYSVWPPYQVIEPYYPFKNSSVEDFTIGTENCDAKKTGYCNGPLKSGTTYKVMVRAFTAPDKFTDTAYSYPIRTAPLLSVDAQDNTSLIVSITVPLLLILMLVGLVLFIRRRRHSGRKTAEQRTNDNMSLPDSTIETSRPVLVKNFAEHYRMMSADSDFRFSEEFEELKHVGRDQPCTFADLPCNRPKNRFTNILPYDHSRFKLQPVDDEEGSDYINANYVPGHNSPREFIVTQGPLHSTRDDFWRMCWESNSRAIVMLTRTFEKGREKCDHYWPHDTVPVYYGDIKVTLLNDSHYPDWVITEFMMTRGDQQRVIRHFHFTTWPDFGVPNPPQTLARFVRAFRERVGPDQRPIVVHCSAGVGRSGTFITLDRILQQIQVSDYVDIFGIVWAMRKERVWMVQTEQQYICIHQCLLVVLEGKEGTEREIHDNQGYEDESMLNQMADGQLSDSQTRLTSV; via the exons CTATGCACCGGGGCCGATCTGGTCATCGAAATCCCGGGCAATCAGGGTCTAGATGATTCGTTCTACCGGCTGGACTACTACCCACCGATCGGTAATCCGGCACCGAATGCGACGATCGCTTCGCGCGACGTTGGGGACGAGATACAGTTCTCGAACGGACTGCCCGGTACGCGCTACAACTTCTGGTTGTACTACACCAACTCGACGCACAAGGACTGGCTAACGTGGACGGTGTCGATCACGACGGCACCGGATCCGCCGGCCAATCTTACCGTCATTCCGCGCAGCGGTAAAAACGTGATCATCAACTGGAGCCCCCCGGCCCAGGGTAACTACTCCTCGTTCAAGCTCAAGATCGTGGGTCTGACGGATAGCTTCAGTACCAACTACACCACGACCAACGAGGATAATCAGTTTCAGTACATGGTGCGCGATCTGACGCCCGGTGCTACCTATCAGGTCCAAGCGTACACACTGTACGATGGCAAGGAATCGGTGGCCTACACGAGCCGCAACTTCACCACGA AGCGCTATCGGCACAAAGATCTGCTGGCAATCAAGATTCTTAGAG AACCGAACACACCCGGTAAGTTCATCGTGTGGTTCCGTAACGAAACAACGCTCCTGGTGCTCTGGCAACCACCGTACCCGGCCGGGATCTATACGCACTACAAGGTATCGATCGAGCCACCGGATGCGCTCGGAAGTGTGCTGTATGTTCAGAAGGAAGGCGAACCCCCGGGACCGGCACAGGCCGCCTTCAAGGGGCTAGTACCGGGCCGTGCGTACAATATTTCCGTACAAACGATGTCCGAAGATGAGATCTCGTTGCCAACCACCGCCCAGTACCGGACGGTACCGCTGCGACCGCTCAACGTCACGTTCGACAAGAAATCTATCACCGAAAACTCCTTCAAGGTGATGTGGGAAGCACCGAAGGGTATCAGTGAGTTCGACAAGTATCAGGTCTCGCTGTCGACGTCGCGCCGTCAGCAGGCCGTACTGCGGAACGATAATGAAAACATGGCCTGGCTCGAGTTTAAGGAGAACCTGGAACCGGGCAAAACGTACCAGGTGGTCGTGAAGACGGTCTCGGGAAAGGTAACCTCTTGGCCGGCTAGTGGCGATGTGACGCTAAAGCCACTGCCAGTGAAGCAGGTGACCTCGTACACGGACGGCAAGTCCGGTGTGATTACCATCTCGTGGAAACCGGATGAGCTTAGTACACAGGATGAATACCGTATCAGTTATCACGAGCTGGAAACGAATAATGGAGACTCGAGCACGATGAGCACGAACGCGACCTCGTTTGCGCTTGAAACACTACTTCCTGGTCGAAATTATTCCATTACGGTGCAGGCACTGTCGCGCAAGATGGAATCGAATGAGACGGTCATCTTCGTCGTAACGCGACCTTCGTCACCGATCATCGAGGATCTGAAGTCGATCCGTGAAGGGCTGAACATTAGCTGGAAGAGTGACGTGAACTCGAAGCAGGACAAGTACGAAGTGACGTACACACGGAACGATACCAACGATGGCAAAACGATACTGACCACCGAAAGCCGGCTGGTATTTACGAATCTTTATCCGGGTGCCGGTTACGAGGTGAAGGTGTTTGCCGTTAGCCACGGTTTGCGCAGTGAACCGCACTCTTACTTCCAGGCTGTTT ATCCGAACCCACCGAGAAATATGACAATCGAAAAGGTAACCAGCAATTCCGTCCTTGTGCACTGGAAACCACCGGAACGGTCCGAGTTCACTGAGTACTCGATTCGCTATCGAACGGAGAGTGAAAAGCAATGGATACGGTTACCCTCCGTAAAGGCCACGGAGGCAGACGTGACTGATATGACGCCGGGTGAGAAGTACACGATACAGGTAAACACTGTTAGCTTCGGTGTCGAAAGCCCTAACCCACAGCAGGTCAATCAGACCGTGCGACCGAACCCGGTATCAAACATTGCACCGCTCGTCGATTCGAACAACATTACGCTAGAATTCCCGCGCCCTGAAGGTCGCGTTGAAACGTACATCATCAACTGGTGGCCCACGGAGCAACCGGAACAGCTGTCTATGAAGAATTTCACGGAAGCGAACACAA TCTTACCGTATCCTGGAACGTTGAGTGATGATGAGAAAATCGTAGAAGAACCACCGCTCGTTCGTCTGCTGATCGGTGATCTAATGTCGGGTGTAATGTACAACTTTAAGATACAAACCATCTCGTACGGTTTGACGAGCGATGTGACGAAGCTGCAGACACGCACGATGCCGCTGATTCAATCGGAGGTACTGATCGTCAACAATATGCACACGCGGGACATGGTCACGCTAAGCTACACGCCAACACCGCAGCAATCTTCCAAGTTCGATCTGTACCGATTCTCGCTCGGTGATCCCAGTATACCCGACAAGGAGAAGCTGGCGAACGATACGGATCGAAAGGTGACGTTCACCGGACTGACCCCGGGACGATTGTACAACATTACCGTGTGGACAGTTAGTGGAAAGGTGTCGAGCCAGCCGATCCAACGGCAAGACCGAATGTTCCCCGATCCGATTACGGTACTCGAGGCGACGGGTATCAACGATACGTGGATCGCCCTGAAGTGGGACATTCCGAAGGGCGAGTACACGGCGTTCGAGATCCAGTATCTGATGAACGATTCGCATTACGTGCAGAACTACACCGTCAACAATCACATCACGATCACGGATCTGAAACCGCATCGTAACTACACGTTCACTGTGGTTGTGCGCTCGGGAACCGAGTCAAGCGTGCTGCGCGTATCGCTACCCATTTCGGCCAATTTCCAGACGAAGGAAGCGCTCCCGGGACGTATGGATAAGTTCGCTCCGGTTGATATTCAACCAAGTGAAATCACGTTCGAATGGTCGTTGCCACCGAACGAGCAGAACGGCATTATTCGTCAGTTTACGATCACGTACGGACTGGATGGTTCACAGCACACGCAGGTGAAGGACTTCCGTCCGAACGAGCTGCGGGGTTCGATCAAGGGTTTGCAGCCAGGCAAATCGTATGTCTTCCGTATCCAGGCCAAAACGGCCATCGGGTACGGACCGGAGCATATCTGGAAGCAGAAGATGCCCATACTGGCACCGCCGAAACCCGAAACCCAGGTCGTCCCAACGGAGGTAGGCAGTAGTGCGACCACGATCGAAATACGCTTCCGGAAGCACTACTTTAGCGATCAAAACGGCGTAGTGACGACGTACACGATCATTATTGCGGAGGATGACTCAAAGAACGCATCCGGCCTGGAGATGCCGAGCTGGCGCGATGTACAATCGTACAGCGTTTGGCCACCGTACCAGGTGATCGAACCGTACTATCCCTTCAAGAACAGTTCCGTCGAGGATTTTACGATCGGCACGGAGAATTGTGATGCGAAAAAGACGGGCTATTGTAACGGACCACTCAAATCGGGAACCACGTACAAGGTGATGGTGCGAGCGTTCACGGCACCGGATAAGTTCACCGATACCGCCTACAGCTACCCAATCCGAACCG CACCACTTCTATCGGTGGATG CCCAAGACAATACATCGTTGATCGTCTCGATTACcgtgccactgctgctgatactgatGCTGGTCGGACTCGTGTTGTTCATCCGTCGACGGCGCCACTCGGGTCGCAAAACGGCCGAACAGCGAACAAACGACAACATGTCACTTCCCGATAGTACGATTGAGACTAGCCGGCCAGTCCTGGTGAAGAACTTTGCCGAACACTATCGCATGATGTCTGCCGATTCAGACTTTAG ATTTAGCGAAGAGTTCGAGGAGTTAAAGCACGTTGGGCGCGATCAACCGTGCACGTTCGCCGATTTACCGTGCAATCGTCCCAAGAACCGGTTTACCAATATTTTACCCTATGACCATTCGCGGTTCAAGTTGCAGCCCGTTGACGATGAGGAAGGCTCTGATTATATTAACGCAAATTATGTGCCG GGACACAATTCTCCGCGAGAGTTCATTGTTACGCAAGGTCCTTTGCACTCGACGCGAGACGATTTCTGGCGTATGTGCTGGGAAAGCAACTCACGGGCAATCGTTATGCTGACGCGAACCTTTGAGAAGGGGCGTGAAAAATGTGACCACTATTGGCCACATGATACTGTGCCCGTGTACTATGGCGACATCAAGGTGACGCTGCTCAACGATAGCCACTATCCCGATTGGGTCATTACGGAGTTCATGATGACACGG GGTGACCAGCAGCGTGTCATACGCCACTTCCACTTTACTACGTGGCCCGACTTCGGTGTGCCAAATCCGCCGCAAACGTTGGCACGATTCGTGCGAGCGTTCCGGGAGCGGGTTGGCCCCGATCAGCGACCCATTGTTGTGCACTGTAGTGCTGGTGTTGGACGATCGGGTACCTTCATCACGCTCGATAGAATACTGCAGCAAATTCAGGTGTCGGACTACGTCGACATCTTCGGTATTGTCTGGGCAATGCGAAAAG AACGTGTCTGGATGGTACAAACCGAGCAACAATATATCTGCATTCATCAGTGTTTGCTGGTGGTCTTGGAGGGCAAGGAAGGTACCGAGCGTGAAATTCACGACAATCAAGGCTACGAAG atgaAAGCATGCTAAACCAAATGGCAGACGGTCAGCTCAGCGATTCGCAGACCCGGTTAACAAGTGTCTAG
- the LOC125950006 gene encoding tyrosine-protein phosphatase 10D isoform X7: MAQRRTPSRSRTPVAVQRDHRQHIKHKHQHLSGCHVAMTASNGGRSCRRPAVASIMLPSFASRRNLLALLSTLLILQLVQLCTGADLVIEIPGNQGLDDSFYRLDYYPPIGNPAPNATIASRDVGDEIQFSNGLPGTRYNFWLYYTNSTHKDWLTWTVSITTAPDPPANLTVIPRSGKNVIINWSPPAQGNYSSFKLKIVGLTDSFSTNYTTTNEDNQFQYMVRDLTPGATYQVQAYTLYDGKESVAYTSRNFTTKRYRHKDLLAIKILREPNTPGKFIVWFRNETTLLVLWQPPYPAGIYTHYKVSIEPPDALGSVLYVQKEGEPPGPAQAAFKGLVPGRAYNISVQTMSEDEISLPTTAQYRTVPLRPLNVTFDKKSITENSFKVMWEAPKGISEFDKYQVSLSTSRRQQAVLRNDNENMAWLEFKENLEPGKTYQVVVKTVSGKVTSWPASGDVTLKPLPVKQVTSYTDGKSGVITISWKPDELSTQDEYRISYHELETNNGDSSTMSTNATSFALETLLPGRNYSITVQALSRKMESNETVIFVVTRPSSPIIEDLKSIREGLNISWKSDVNSKQDKYEVTYTRNDTNDGKTILTTESRLVFTNLYPGAGYEVKVFAVSHGLRSEPHSYFQAVYPNPPRNMTIEKVTSNSVLVHWKPPERSEFTEYSIRYRTESEKQWIRLPSVKATEADVTDMTPGEKYTIQVNTVSFGVESPNPQQVNQTVRPNPVSNIAPLVDSNNITLEFPRPEGRVETYIINWWPTEQPEQLSMKNFTEANTILPYPGTLSDDEKIVEEPPLVRLLIGDLMSGVMYNFKIQTISYGLTSDVTKLQTRTMPLIQSEVLIVNNMHTRDMVTLSYTPTPQQSSKFDLYRFSLGDPSIPDKEKLANDTDRKVTFTGLTPGRLYNITVWTVSGKVSSQPIQRQDRMFPDPITVLEATGINDTWIALKWDIPKGEYTAFEIQYLMNDSHYVQNYTVNNHITITDLKPHRNYTFTVVVRSGTESSVLRVSLPISANFQTKEALPGRMDKFAPVDIQPSEITFEWSLPPNEQNGIIRQFTITYGLDGSQHTQVKDFRPNELRGSIKGLQPGKSYVFRIQAKTAIGYGPEHIWKQKMPILAPPKPETQVVPTEVGSSATTIEIRFRKHYFSDQNGVVTTYTIIIAEDDSKNASGLEMPSWRDVQSYSVWPPYQVIEPYYPFKNSSVEDFTIGTENCDAKKTGYCNGPLKSGTTYKVMVRAFTAPDKFTDTAYSYPIRTAQDNTSLIVSITVPLLLILMLVGLVLFIRRRRHSGRKTAEQRTNDNMSLPDSTIETSRPVLVKNFAEHYRMMSADSDFRFSEEFEELKHVGRDQPCTFADLPCNRPKNRFTNILPYDHSRFKLQPVDDEEGSDYINANYVPGHNSPREFIVTQGPLHSTRDDFWRMCWESNSRAIVMLTRTFEKGREKCDHYWPHDTVPVYYGDIKVTLLNDSHYPDWVITEFMMTRGDQQRVIRHFHFTTWPDFGVPNPPQTLARFVRAFRERVGPDQRPIVVHCSAGVGRSGTFITLDRILQQIQVSDYVDIFGIVWAMRKERVWMVQTEQQYICIHQCLLVVLEGKEGTEREIHDNQGYEDDEGIAESGM, from the exons CTATGCACCGGGGCCGATCTGGTCATCGAAATCCCGGGCAATCAGGGTCTAGATGATTCGTTCTACCGGCTGGACTACTACCCACCGATCGGTAATCCGGCACCGAATGCGACGATCGCTTCGCGCGACGTTGGGGACGAGATACAGTTCTCGAACGGACTGCCCGGTACGCGCTACAACTTCTGGTTGTACTACACCAACTCGACGCACAAGGACTGGCTAACGTGGACGGTGTCGATCACGACGGCACCGGATCCGCCGGCCAATCTTACCGTCATTCCGCGCAGCGGTAAAAACGTGATCATCAACTGGAGCCCCCCGGCCCAGGGTAACTACTCCTCGTTCAAGCTCAAGATCGTGGGTCTGACGGATAGCTTCAGTACCAACTACACCACGACCAACGAGGATAATCAGTTTCAGTACATGGTGCGCGATCTGACGCCCGGTGCTACCTATCAGGTCCAAGCGTACACACTGTACGATGGCAAGGAATCGGTGGCCTACACGAGCCGCAACTTCACCACGA AGCGCTATCGGCACAAAGATCTGCTGGCAATCAAGATTCTTAGAG AACCGAACACACCCGGTAAGTTCATCGTGTGGTTCCGTAACGAAACAACGCTCCTGGTGCTCTGGCAACCACCGTACCCGGCCGGGATCTATACGCACTACAAGGTATCGATCGAGCCACCGGATGCGCTCGGAAGTGTGCTGTATGTTCAGAAGGAAGGCGAACCCCCGGGACCGGCACAGGCCGCCTTCAAGGGGCTAGTACCGGGCCGTGCGTACAATATTTCCGTACAAACGATGTCCGAAGATGAGATCTCGTTGCCAACCACCGCCCAGTACCGGACGGTACCGCTGCGACCGCTCAACGTCACGTTCGACAAGAAATCTATCACCGAAAACTCCTTCAAGGTGATGTGGGAAGCACCGAAGGGTATCAGTGAGTTCGACAAGTATCAGGTCTCGCTGTCGACGTCGCGCCGTCAGCAGGCCGTACTGCGGAACGATAATGAAAACATGGCCTGGCTCGAGTTTAAGGAGAACCTGGAACCGGGCAAAACGTACCAGGTGGTCGTGAAGACGGTCTCGGGAAAGGTAACCTCTTGGCCGGCTAGTGGCGATGTGACGCTAAAGCCACTGCCAGTGAAGCAGGTGACCTCGTACACGGACGGCAAGTCCGGTGTGATTACCATCTCGTGGAAACCGGATGAGCTTAGTACACAGGATGAATACCGTATCAGTTATCACGAGCTGGAAACGAATAATGGAGACTCGAGCACGATGAGCACGAACGCGACCTCGTTTGCGCTTGAAACACTACTTCCTGGTCGAAATTATTCCATTACGGTGCAGGCACTGTCGCGCAAGATGGAATCGAATGAGACGGTCATCTTCGTCGTAACGCGACCTTCGTCACCGATCATCGAGGATCTGAAGTCGATCCGTGAAGGGCTGAACATTAGCTGGAAGAGTGACGTGAACTCGAAGCAGGACAAGTACGAAGTGACGTACACACGGAACGATACCAACGATGGCAAAACGATACTGACCACCGAAAGCCGGCTGGTATTTACGAATCTTTATCCGGGTGCCGGTTACGAGGTGAAGGTGTTTGCCGTTAGCCACGGTTTGCGCAGTGAACCGCACTCTTACTTCCAGGCTGTTT ATCCGAACCCACCGAGAAATATGACAATCGAAAAGGTAACCAGCAATTCCGTCCTTGTGCACTGGAAACCACCGGAACGGTCCGAGTTCACTGAGTACTCGATTCGCTATCGAACGGAGAGTGAAAAGCAATGGATACGGTTACCCTCCGTAAAGGCCACGGAGGCAGACGTGACTGATATGACGCCGGGTGAGAAGTACACGATACAGGTAAACACTGTTAGCTTCGGTGTCGAAAGCCCTAACCCACAGCAGGTCAATCAGACCGTGCGACCGAACCCGGTATCAAACATTGCACCGCTCGTCGATTCGAACAACATTACGCTAGAATTCCCGCGCCCTGAAGGTCGCGTTGAAACGTACATCATCAACTGGTGGCCCACGGAGCAACCGGAACAGCTGTCTATGAAGAATTTCACGGAAGCGAACACAA TCTTACCGTATCCTGGAACGTTGAGTGATGATGAGAAAATCGTAGAAGAACCACCGCTCGTTCGTCTGCTGATCGGTGATCTAATGTCGGGTGTAATGTACAACTTTAAGATACAAACCATCTCGTACGGTTTGACGAGCGATGTGACGAAGCTGCAGACACGCACGATGCCGCTGATTCAATCGGAGGTACTGATCGTCAACAATATGCACACGCGGGACATGGTCACGCTAAGCTACACGCCAACACCGCAGCAATCTTCCAAGTTCGATCTGTACCGATTCTCGCTCGGTGATCCCAGTATACCCGACAAGGAGAAGCTGGCGAACGATACGGATCGAAAGGTGACGTTCACCGGACTGACCCCGGGACGATTGTACAACATTACCGTGTGGACAGTTAGTGGAAAGGTGTCGAGCCAGCCGATCCAACGGCAAGACCGAATGTTCCCCGATCCGATTACGGTACTCGAGGCGACGGGTATCAACGATACGTGGATCGCCCTGAAGTGGGACATTCCGAAGGGCGAGTACACGGCGTTCGAGATCCAGTATCTGATGAACGATTCGCATTACGTGCAGAACTACACCGTCAACAATCACATCACGATCACGGATCTGAAACCGCATCGTAACTACACGTTCACTGTGGTTGTGCGCTCGGGAACCGAGTCAAGCGTGCTGCGCGTATCGCTACCCATTTCGGCCAATTTCCAGACGAAGGAAGCGCTCCCGGGACGTATGGATAAGTTCGCTCCGGTTGATATTCAACCAAGTGAAATCACGTTCGAATGGTCGTTGCCACCGAACGAGCAGAACGGCATTATTCGTCAGTTTACGATCACGTACGGACTGGATGGTTCACAGCACACGCAGGTGAAGGACTTCCGTCCGAACGAGCTGCGGGGTTCGATCAAGGGTTTGCAGCCAGGCAAATCGTATGTCTTCCGTATCCAGGCCAAAACGGCCATCGGGTACGGACCGGAGCATATCTGGAAGCAGAAGATGCCCATACTGGCACCGCCGAAACCCGAAACCCAGGTCGTCCCAACGGAGGTAGGCAGTAGTGCGACCACGATCGAAATACGCTTCCGGAAGCACTACTTTAGCGATCAAAACGGCGTAGTGACGACGTACACGATCATTATTGCGGAGGATGACTCAAAGAACGCATCCGGCCTGGAGATGCCGAGCTGGCGCGATGTACAATCGTACAGCGTTTGGCCACCGTACCAGGTGATCGAACCGTACTATCCCTTCAAGAACAGTTCCGTCGAGGATTTTACGATCGGCACGGAGAATTGTGATGCGAAAAAGACGGGCTATTGTAACGGACCACTCAAATCGGGAACCACGTACAAGGTGATGGTGCGAGCGTTCACGGCACCGGATAAGTTCACCGATACCGCCTACAGCTACCCAATCCGAACCG CCCAAGACAATACATCGTTGATCGTCTCGATTACcgtgccactgctgctgatactgatGCTGGTCGGACTCGTGTTGTTCATCCGTCGACGGCGCCACTCGGGTCGCAAAACGGCCGAACAGCGAACAAACGACAACATGTCACTTCCCGATAGTACGATTGAGACTAGCCGGCCAGTCCTGGTGAAGAACTTTGCCGAACACTATCGCATGATGTCTGCCGATTCAGACTTTAG ATTTAGCGAAGAGTTCGAGGAGTTAAAGCACGTTGGGCGCGATCAACCGTGCACGTTCGCCGATTTACCGTGCAATCGTCCCAAGAACCGGTTTACCAATATTTTACCCTATGACCATTCGCGGTTCAAGTTGCAGCCCGTTGACGATGAGGAAGGCTCTGATTATATTAACGCAAATTATGTGCCG GGACACAATTCTCCGCGAGAGTTCATTGTTACGCAAGGTCCTTTGCACTCGACGCGAGACGATTTCTGGCGTATGTGCTGGGAAAGCAACTCACGGGCAATCGTTATGCTGACGCGAACCTTTGAGAAGGGGCGTGAAAAATGTGACCACTATTGGCCACATGATACTGTGCCCGTGTACTATGGCGACATCAAGGTGACGCTGCTCAACGATAGCCACTATCCCGATTGGGTCATTACGGAGTTCATGATGACACGG GGTGACCAGCAGCGTGTCATACGCCACTTCCACTTTACTACGTGGCCCGACTTCGGTGTGCCAAATCCGCCGCAAACGTTGGCACGATTCGTGCGAGCGTTCCGGGAGCGGGTTGGCCCCGATCAGCGACCCATTGTTGTGCACTGTAGTGCTGGTGTTGGACGATCGGGTACCTTCATCACGCTCGATAGAATACTGCAGCAAATTCAGGTGTCGGACTACGTCGACATCTTCGGTATTGTCTGGGCAATGCGAAAAG AACGTGTCTGGATGGTACAAACCGAGCAACAATATATCTGCATTCATCAGTGTTTGCTGGTGGTCTTGGAGGGCAAGGAAGGTACCGAGCGTGAAATTCACGACAATCAAGGCTACGAAG